From Micromonospora echinospora:
CCAGCACCTTCGCCAGCGCCGCGCCGATGCCCCGGGCCGCGCCGGTCACCAGCACCACCTGCCCGTCCAGCGGCCGGTCCCAGTCGGCGGGCGCGACGGCGGTGCCGGCACCGACCCGGATCACCTGGCCCGAGACGTACGCGGACCGGCCGGAGAGCAGGAACCGGAGCGTGGACTCCAGGCTCACCGGAGTGCCGGCATCACCCTCGCGGGTCACGTAGACGAGCTGGGCGGTGACGCCCCTGCCGAACTCCTTGCCGATGCTGCGGGTCAGGCCCTCCAGCGCGCGCTGGGCGGTAGCCTCCCGAGGGGAGCCGCACTCGGCCGGCGGCGTGCCCAGCACGATCACCCGGCCGCTCGGCACCAGCGAGCGGGCCTGCGGGTGGAAGAAGTCGTACAGCTGGCGCAGCCCGCTGGAGTCGGTGATGCCGCTGGCGTCGTACACCAGGGCCGCGAAGCGGCGGTCGGCGTCGTGGGCGGCGACCGGTTCGGCCAGCTCGACCCCGGCGGCGGTCAGAATCTTCCCGGCCGGCTCGGCGATCCGGCCCCGGGCCGAGGATCCGAGCAGGACCGGCCCGGGAACGAGCGGGTCGCCCGGCGTGTGCCGGCGCAGTCGGGGCGGGTCGGGCAGCCCGAGGCGCTTGACCAGCGCGCGACCGGCCCCCGTCTGGACGAAGCTCGCGTACCTGTCGGTCATAGGCGTAGCCTACTGGCGAGTAGGGTTGGGGCAACAGTTTCGAGGGAGGCCGATCGTGCAGAGTGTCCGGCGGGTCGCGGTCATCGGGGGCAACCGCATCCCCTTCGCCCGGTCCAACTCGCGCTACGCGCACGCGTCGAACTCCGACATGCTGGGCGCGGCGCTCGACGGGCTGGTCGCCCGGTTCGGGCTGGCCGGCGAGCGGGTCGGCGAGGTGGTGGCCGGCGCGGTGCTCAAGCACTCCCGCGACTTCAACCTCACCCGCGAGGTGGTGCTCGGCTCCCGGCTCGACCCGCACACCCCCGCGTACGACATCCAGCAGGCGTGCGGCACCGGTCTGGAGGCCGCCATCCTGGTCGCCAACAAGATCGCGCTCGGGCAGATCGAGGTCGGCATCGCCGGCGGCGTCGACACCACCTCGGACGCGCCGCTCGCCGTCAACGAGGACATGCGGCGCACCCTGCTCCAGCTCAACTCCGCCCGTACGCTCGGCGAACGACTCAAGATCGCGGCGAAGCTGCGCCCGCACCAGCCGTTCAAGCCGGACATCCCGCGCAACGCCGAGCCGCGTACCGGACTGTCCATGGGCGAGCACGCGGCCCGGACCGCGCTGCGCTGGAACGTCGACCGGACCGCCCAGGACGAACTCGCGCTGCGCTCGCACCAGCGGCTCGCGGCCGCGTACGACAAGGGGTTCTTCGACGATCTGATGACCCCCTACCTGGGGCTGACCCGCGACCAGAACCTCC
This genomic window contains:
- a CDS encoding 3-oxoacyl-ACP reductase, encoding MTDRYASFVQTGAGRALVKRLGLPDPPRLRRHTPGDPLVPGPVLLGSSARGRIAEPAGKILTAAGVELAEPVAAHDADRRFAALVYDASGITDSSGLRQLYDFFHPQARSLVPSGRVIVLGTPPAECGSPREATAQRALEGLTRSIGKEFGRGVTAQLVYVTREGDAGTPVSLESTLRFLLSGRSAYVSGQVIRVGAGTAVAPADWDRPLDGQVVLVTGAARGIGAALAKVLARDGAQVVALDIPAAGDELAAVANDIGGSAVQLDLTAPDAPIRLAEHLASRHGRVDVVVHNAGITRDKTLGRMDADRWDSVIDVNLSSQERINDVLLERDLIPAGGRIVSVSSIAGIAGNRGQTNYATSKAGVIGLVDSLSPVLRERGISLNAVAPGFIETRLTARIPLTIREAGRRMNSMAQGGLPVDVAETIGWLSWPASGAVSGNVVRVCGQSLLGA
- a CDS encoding acetyl-CoA C-acetyltransferase encodes the protein MQSVRRVAVIGGNRIPFARSNSRYAHASNSDMLGAALDGLVARFGLAGERVGEVVAGAVLKHSRDFNLTREVVLGSRLDPHTPAYDIQQACGTGLEAAILVANKIALGQIEVGIAGGVDTTSDAPLAVNEDMRRTLLQLNSARTLGERLKIAAKLRPHQPFKPDIPRNAEPRTGLSMGEHAARTALRWNVDRTAQDELALRSHQRLAAAYDKGFFDDLMTPYLGLTRDQNLRPDTSLEKLGSLKPVFGASGADAEQATMTAGNSSPLTDGASTVLLASEEWAKAHNLPVLAWFSWSETAAVDFVHGDEGLLMAPAYAVPRMLARAGLSLQDFDYYEIHEAFASQVLATLAAWESPEFCKERLGLDAPLGSIDREKLNVNGSSLAAGHPFAATGGRIVATLAKLLDQKGSGRGLISICAAGGQGVTAILER